NNNNNNNNNNNNNNNNNNNNNNNNNNNNNNNNNNNNNNNNNNNNNNNNNNNNNNNNNNNNNNNNNNNNNNNNNNNNNNNNNNNNNNNNNNNNNNNNNNNNNNagatataaatatgatttatatcaagtagaggagaaaatactatagtagatatgtgatatcaaactataggatataaatataatatgattatatttattaattaattaattgattaattatatgataattaatcatttttccacgttcggacgtgggtagtgggcaGCATTgattatggtaactgatgggttaaaaatgaaaaaagttttcattttgaatcatgGAATCGATATTGATTCTTTCGCTCAAAAAGATTTCGTGAAACGATcgcccgagagcctatacgatagttgcttaTCCGCCTAAAGGATCGTTCACCTCGCGttttaactaaacgattgtttacatttttcctaaacgatcattcagcaTTTCCTACACGATGTGTTACTCCTTTagacgataagcacttctgctatgcgatagcatcattttctctcccacttgcttatcgacTACACGACTCGTgtttcctccgtcctctaccaaattcaccaaagctcctcctttggattttcactccgagaatacccagggctcATTAGtgatggtgtcgtccccgttacGGCGTTCGTGTTCGCGTTGATtgtgctgttgcagtcgacgttcccaccgggtgttggtagatcgcaGAAGGGTTTCCGCTGCGTTGGAGTTTCAGagtgtgaagattgtcttcaactggtatggaactctgtccctttgtttttttattgtttgTAGCATGCTGTTAAATAAGTTTTgattatataactatatgtgttgaatgtataatgttatatttcggtcacggtgagatcggagcaatCCAagcacgctcatggaactctcggtatgaaatccttcaattggtatcagaaccagGTTCTAATACTTCGATTTTatttgttgcaacgaaatgtaatatacattcatggtgggtgcatttctacgttgttttaattgttaaatctgctGTGGATGTGTCGGATTAATGAATGTTTTCGGGATGTTTAGCCTCGGTTTGttttagatccttttacatttgcgtttatttgtaaaggcccctgcatttttaggcattaataattgttatcgagtatgtattcaaagtttgtttaaagttttgagtcgttcgtcaaagttctgggcaaaggttgcagctcttcgaggaaggaggcgatctagggttgatcgcatcgtgcagaagatgttctacgcgatcgctgttgatcacattgtaaagatgaaggagtacgcgatcgcggttgaacgcatcgtttaAATGATGAAGAATGCGATCAAGATTTGGTCACATCAGGTTGACGATTGAGTACTCGATCGCTAAGTATCGCATCATGTAGATGAGATGCTCGTGGATCGCTCATCACGCGAGtgcgttagacgatcgtttaggtcagcaaggtTCATCGcttaataactgactaaacgatcgcttggtaactcaaggtaaatcgtttactttcGTCGCACTATACGATCGCATGGACGGTAAGGCTTCGtagcctcgtcgtcgtctacacgatcgtttacttatgcttctatcgtctagtgcgcgctgaACGATAGTTTACCTACGGGAGtatgctacacgatgaagacctcctggcggttcaagacttgGTTCGCTGTGAACCGGTTTTCTCGATGAAAATGCATAGATAGGATTTTTTCATTCCAgattttgtaaaggctcatcccggtccattaatcctttgttattacatgcgatgtatatttttttatgtcatatggtatgtatatatagtaaatcccaccttaggttatgcaatggtcatgcatcatctctttattgtaattgttcaATTAGagaaagcatgatttaattatgtaagagcatgctcatgcatcatataatataagagttatatttatgcatgcataaaaagcattgacatgcatcatctttatattataattgttatagtataagggtgaatgaaagcatgtttgcttggttgttacgtgttatataaaagttatatatagtaataacCGGGCATTGTATGAAGCATAatacataggttattttataaatgttataaacgtcTAGTTAcgcgcaatggttttagttgtttctttttaaaagttaaagaaaaattagaactaaaagaaataagaaaagacatgcatgctcacttaggtttaattcatggttttaaaatgtttaaaacttggagcacatagacctaagatcacggttctaatacgattagcaaccctaaggctttaatcttttaagcAGCTtactaggattaaattggctaataaaaggttaaattatagaaaatctatctataaggaaccttttgtctaaggcgggttctgtctaagctggggtatttaaattgacgacgtaacacccctacctgggaacttacctgaaaggtgaattagatagatttgatgcatgtatacaagttaaggacagtccattaaagtgtttaaatgtgactacttgaacttgttcatatttcatagacaaactttgtttatgagcagagtttaaaaagatgacttagactaaaatcagtagccagattgtctaggttaatgaatccctaggtagaacattcagtaggAGTACTTGGAGCttgagatgcttcacttaaacctttcacttttctcctaaatagtccacaccataAGATATATCCtcagcctcgtggcacctttggcgtgtccccccaacggatggtatttgggtaggtcaatatcaaggtggatggaaagagtgttcatagtaagtgggagtaggaagtgcgacagcatatccctcagTCTCCTTCGTTaagttgaataaagttactgtgcatcgtcttgaggcaccctgggagtgtccccctaaaggatgacagttttgcgcatttctttatttgatctcctgtaagaggataaggtaacttagtctcttgtcctaatctgtctttttcCTATGGTAAGCGCATTaaggcgggactctggcaccgaaagcgaggggttacacttacgcggaatagttaaaggttaaccattctggaccgaaaaatggtgattgttaggttcagttccaagagctggttctgcctaatggttgagaacgtctcatcccagcgaagggtcAATTGATCAACCCACCGGTGGCGTTTGTCTTGCCTCACtgggcatcattacaaaatagaagtctataacttagggtacttgaaactgttttacaaaactgattggtttaaaagtggtttagcaaaatctaataaagttttgtttgtattttcagcaacattttcaaatggTAACAGCCACGTTATCGTTGTTAAGCGCCAAAAAACTTATTggcgataatttttcaacatggaaacacatgatcacgacgatcctaatcatcaaggatctcatgttcactctcacggaggcttgtcctcctattccaacttcaaatgctgctcgaaatattcgggaggcatacgagtgatggacaggggcgaatgagaaggcccgagtctacatcttggtaagtctttctgaagtcttggccaagaaacatgagcctatagtctcagcgtgtgagatcatggagtcgctgcgggggatgtttggacaaccgtctgaacagcttatgcatgaggctcttaaatacatattcaactctaaaatgcaagaaggcatctctgttcgtgaacatgtgctaaacatgatggtccactttaatgtggcggagttgaatgggtctaccatcgatgagagcaaccaggttagcataatcctgcattctttgccggcgAGCTTCTTgtactttgttagtaatgtgattcttaacaaagtgaagtataaccttacaactctcctaaacaagttgcagacatacaaatctttactgaaaagtaaggagaggcagaagggtgaggcaaatgttgcttcatcctccaggacgttccatagagggtCAACCTCATAAataaagtctgcaccttctgtTTCTAACTCtgtaaaggggaagaagaagaagggtggtaagggaaaagggaaggcacctgctaacccaacGCCTGTCGTCCCAAGGAGGCATCTACAGTTgttaaaggaaagtgtttccattgcaaccaagatggacactagaaaaggaattgtcctcgatatctgaaagagaagaaaacagccaaggccgataaaggtaaatgtgatttacttgtgcttgaaacttttttagtggagaatgatgattctgcctgaataattgattcaggcaccactaaccatgtttgttctttttttcaggggattagatcttggcgacagctggagattggtgagatgacgatgcgagtaggcaccgggcacgtcgtctcagctgtggcagtggaaggactccagttagctttacagaataggtttcttactttaaatgatgtatatattgtttttgaactaaaaaagaaccttatttttgtagagtgtttattgcattgtaaatatactgtctcttttgatgtgaataaagaatttatttataaagatggtggttttatttgcacaacaaatTTGGAATCGAAtgtatatgtgctaaggctgttagccattaattcccttcataatactgaaatgttcaaaactgtcgtactcaatcaaaacgtcgacgaatttcttcaaaagaaaatgcccaactttggcatctacatttagggcacatcaatcttaatagaattgagagattggtgaataatggacttttaagtgagttagaagaaatttctttaccagtgtgcaaatcttgccttgagggtaagatgactaaacgaccttttactagaaaaggttctaaagccaaggagcctcttgaattagtacattctgacttTTGTGGTCCTATAAATGTGCAAGCCCAAGGTggttatgagtattttatcagttttactgatgattactcaaggtacgggtatgtttatcttatgcaacgaaagtctgagtcctttgaaaagttcaaagagttcaaggctaaaaTTGAAAACGtattagatagacggattaaaacacttcaatcggaTCAAAGTGGAAATTTTTTGGACTCGGGGTTcaaggactatttgatagaacatggaatcgttttccaactctcagcgccaggtacacctcagtagaatggtgtagtggagaggagaaatagaaccttgttagacatgattcgctcgatgatgagttacgctttctcACCGGACTTGTTTTAGGGTTTTACAGTGGAGACTatggtgtacatactcaactgtgttccctccaagagtgttgacagaacacctctggagttgtggaacgagcgtaaagctagtttacgtcactttcacatttagggttgccctgcacatgtgcttgaggctaatcccaagaagttggaaccacggtcgaggttatgcctctttgtaggctaccacgaagatacacgagggggttatttttatgatctaatggaaaatagggtgtttgtttcaacaaacgctactttcctagaggaggatcatataagggagcatagtGCACGAAGAAAATTCGTGTTACgagagctttccaatgaaactactgaaacttcaacaagagttattgagaagcctgctacatcagcaagagttgttgatgggagttcatccagtatgTCAATTCCATTttaagtgttgagggaacctcgacgtagtgggagggttgcgaacccacccgttcactatctgggtttcacggaaatccttgctatggtagtagatggcgacgttgaggatccgttgtcttatgagaagacaatggaggatgttgaccaggatgatgggttaaggccatggatctcgagatggagtcgatgtacttcaattcagtatgggatcttgtagatcagtcTGATGGGGTTTGCctatggatctcgagatggagtcgatcaggccatggatctcgagatggagtcgatgtacttcaattaagaTTAAGGGCAATGCTAAGCCAAACAATCGATTTCCAATGTCTAGTCAATTATTTGAGCGAGAATTATCTAGGTTAAAAAGTAATGCTTATTAAATGGAATCCCAATTTAACTTCACAAACTTACTTAACCCTTGTTTGTAGGTGATTactacctaacgattacaaattagggccaatcaaagcaatcaatcaCGCAAACATAGCCCAATTTATCAGACTATCCCATGCAAGACAGATTGAAGATTAAATTCAAGATAAATTCTCATACAAACAGAATAATCTCAGCGGAATTACAAATTGAGTCTCGAGAATGAAAATAGAATGGAAATAAACTATAAAATCCAAGTTAAGTACTTACCCTTTAGCCATAAATAATCTTCTAAATTCAATTCTCAAGTTCTATGGTGCTCAAAAGGGCAAGAAAGTTCGATATTCTATACAGAGAAGAGGGAAAAATCGAGTCAAATAAGATTGGCAACTATTTTTTTAACCCTCGAACTGACAACTTATTTATAGCAGTCGGCTCAACGCTGCCCTGTCTTCAGCGCTTCTGCCTCAAGttagtagcattgcaacactgccaTATTCTTCACGAAATGGGTAGCTACTGCCTTGTAGCGTTGCACAACGCTTAATTCGAGCGTTGCAAAATTCCTATCTTGGCTATTTTAACGTCTTTTTGTCTTGAACGGTTCATTCAACCTCTTGTATACTCGAGTCCTATAAAACCATCAATTTAACCATATTAAATAGCTTAACGATCCCGAATTAAGTAGAGgaagataacacattttcggTACCATCAAAGCCTGAAGTTGGTCgcgtggtattggagttggtcgcCAAAGTTTGTTGTCGGGGGTGGTTTTTGGAGCCCGAAGTTGGTTGCGCGAAAgtagttgttgaagttgattattGAAGATGATTTTCCCTGGAGTTCGTaattggaggtggttgttggagcttgaagttagtcgcatgaaggtggtgttagagttggttgtcggagttgctCGCTCGGTCATCAAAGTTGATCATTGAAGGTGATTTTCGtcagagtttgtagtcggaggtagTTGCCTgagttggtcatcagagtttGTTCTCGGAGGTGGTCGCCAAAACCCAAAATTGGTCGCGCGAAGGTGGTCATTAGAGTTGGATACCAAAGTTGTCAAAGGAGATGGTTGCCAgttcctcaaattaattatcGGAGTTGGTCGTTGAAGTTGTCattagaggtggttgtcggagttgctCGCTCGAAGGTGGTCATTGAAGTTaatcatcgaaggtgattttcatcgaaGTTCGTAGTTGGAGGTGGTTTTCGAAGCTTACGAAGGTgattgtcggagttggtcatcagagtttGTTGTCGAGGTGGTTATCGGAGTTGGTCGTGCgaaggtggtcgtcgaagttaGGTCACCGAAGTTATCATTTGATGTGGTTGCAAAGGCTCGGAATTGATCGTCAGAGTTGGTCACAAGAGTTTTCATCGGAAGTAGTTGTCGGAGCTTGGAGTTGGTTCCCATAGTATAACAACAATAGTTAGCGACAGTGACTGATGGATGTAACCATTGAACGCATTGAAATAAAAGAGAATTGTGGTGAGTTGGTAACATATACCAACTTAACTCCATcaaaatttaaagttggtgAGCTAAATATTGAGTTGATATAAActcaactaaactcatatcagTGAGCTAAAGACCCCGTATagattttgaaacttattagagcaACTATCAAACTTACGAAGTAAATGtgtgattaaaaaatatttagaaatttagTAAAGAGAACGCGGCTGAATATGTTGAGAGCCAGTTGGACTCCATCTGCCATCTCGGTTCGAAAACGACGTCGGTTTATCCCCTACCACCAGCGAACGACCTTTCCtggagagggaaaaaaaataataattaaaattaataataaaccgagagagagagagaaatggagAAGCGACGAGCTGAATCTAGCTAAATCTTCAAATTCAGATCACTCTCCATTTTTTGTTTTCCATTTCCTTAGGGTTCCGAAGTTTTGAGTCTGATTGAAGATTACTCTCCATTTTCCTAATTTCCTCTTACATTTGTTTCGccatttcttcctttttctcgTTTTCTCAGATCTCACTCTCTTTCAGTGACGTGTTCTGATGAATTTGGACTAGCATTTTAGGGGGTTATTGATAATTGTGTAATTTGTCAAGATCTCTTTGTGATTTCGGCTTGTGATTCGTTCTATTGATTACTTTCTGACTGGATCGTGCCCCACGGTGTGGTGTCGGTGATTTGAAGGCATCCCGATTGCCCATGGCATCGAAGCGGGGATTGTTGTCCGCTACTGCTGCCCAGAGGGGTAGAGCTGGTGGCGGATCTCGACTTCCTGTTCtatttgttattttcttgtttctcTCTCCTGTGCTCTTCTTCTTCAGCCGAGGTCTCCGTGGTGCAGGTTAGTTTCCTTGTTTCTCTTTCTAGATTTGTTTGTTGTTCTTGCAAATTTGCAATGTAGGTGTTTTTCAGATCTTATTTTATCGAAAGGGAAAGACTAGAAGTCATTGATTCATAGGAACATCGATGCCGCCGACACTTTTGTTCTTTCCAAGgctttctatattttgaaactGGATGGGTGTTTTATATTGTTTTCACCTTACGAAATTTAATTACTGGTTATTGAAGTGAATAAACTAGTCTGGTCATGATAAATGTTTGTCGGTGGATTGGATGTTGTTTATTGCACTGGGGAAATTTTAGCATACTTCGAAGAACATAAATATGAACGCTAGAGTTTGTAGTCTTAGTTGGCCTTACAACGGTTAGCGGAAGTTTGTCTTTAAGTTGATGGGATGGTTTATATTTTTGCAGATCTTGAAATTATTTCGGGTGGTTCTGGCCAGCAGGTTAGTATCAATGTGGTTGTTTTTTCCCCCTCAATTCGTAGAGGGTCATAGACTGTGTGGTTCACGATGCTGTTCTAGTTATCCTAAGACATATTACTTGAGAGTGCAGGATGTTGGATGGAGAGAAAGGATAGCATTGCAACAGTTCAAGTCTCTTTTCTCTAAAGAGGCAAGTGCTTTCTGATTTAGATCCATTGCTTCTGATTATTGCTATTTAACAAACAGTTTTATTCATTAGTTTCTAGAAAAAAACTTAGTTTCATTTTTTGCTGCACTCTCTCAGGAAAAGATTTTTTATTCTATACTTCAGGTCATTGATGTGATTGCTGCTAGCACAAATGATATGGGTCCCTATAGTCTTGACCATTTTCGAAAAAATAATTTGTCAGTTTCATGGAAAATAGATGGTCAAGAGATTAGAGTTGATAGCATTTCTGAGGTTGGTTTGGCCTTTCATAACCTTTAATGTCGACATGGTGCATTCTTCTTGTTTTACATTTTCCCTTCTCGTCCTGATCATTCTCATATATCTCTGTTTTGGGTTTGTAGAAAAACCAAATTATTGTTGATCTTGGGAAAGAAAAACCTGACCGTGAAGAGGTCAAACTTATGGGTGGGTATTTGAAGTCTTTTATGTGGTGTAttagtttgttttattttgttttttttctctgtATTGATTTAGTTATCTTGTGCAGATGACAGTTCCCAATTTACGGATAGTCCTACAAAACGGGCAAGGAGGGTAACTATCAATCTGAAATGATTTGCGTTTCAAAATCTTTGTAGTTTTTCAGTATGAAAACTAGTATTAGGTTTACATTAGCAAAATAATAAGGAAAAGATACTATGTCATCTTAATTTTTTGATGAGCTTTGTCATATCATCCTATTATACCCGTATGTCATAACAAAAATATTGTGTTCCTGTCGAGTATATATGTTGGATTTACCTTGGGTTTTATACTTAAGTTTAGCTACTTGTGCAGCAACTTCGAGAAAAAAAACGTGAGAAGCGTGCTGCTCAGTTGCTTCAACAGGACGATGACATTCTGATAAAACTTGAGAATGCTGCTATTGAGCGCTCAAAATCAGTTGATACCTCAGTTCTAGGTAAATACAGTATATGGAGGAAAGAAAATGAGAATGAGAACTCCGATGCAACTGTACGCTTGATGCGGGACCAAATGATCATGGCAAGGGCATACATAGGTATAGCAAAGATGAAGAACAAGCTTGACCTGTACCATGAACTCCAGACACGTTTGAAAGAAAGCCAACGTGCCTTAGGAGAGGCCAGTACCGATGCCGATCTGCATCGAAGGTAGCCtaatcttctctctctctctctcttcttcttcttcttcttcttcttttttcttttctttttgttttttttgagaGAATTGTAACTCAAAAATATTTCCTAATAGTCATCTGCATCTCTTACTGTTTTGTACTTGTGGTTTTGGAAGTATCATCTGTTGTATGTATATTTTGTTTGCAGTGCCcctgataaaataaaatccatggGCCAAATTTTGTCAAAAGCAAAAGAGCAATTATATGACTGCAAGTTGGTAACAGGAAAGCTAAGGGCAATGCTCCAATCCGCTGATGAAGAAGTCAGAGGCTTGAAAAAGCAAAGCACATTTCTCAGTCAGTTGGCTGCCAAGACCATACCTAATGGAATTCACTGCTTATCCTTGCGTCTAACTATAGACTACCATCTTCTTCCTctagagaaaagaaaatttcctggaagtgaaaatttagaaaatccAAATCTTTATCATTATGCCCTCTTTTCAGATAATGTCTTGGCTGCCTCAGTCGTTGTCAACTCAACCATTGTGAATGCTAAGGTATTTAAACTGCTCTAGCACCTGAAGCTCTTTGTGAGTGTGTTTGCAAAAGAATGGGCGTTGATAAGCTTAGTTTTTGAATTATGTTCTAAATTCCATACAAgtataaaagtttgtttttaACATAATTTCTAGTCCTTATTTAAACgaaagaaaaaatttgattacaaaaaaaatctaGGTTTAAATCCTACTTTGTTCTTTGCTTGGATGGCTTCTTCCATTTTGGTTTTATAAACTTTCAAACATGTTTTTATCTTGAACTTTGCATTGAAACCTTGagcactttattttttttccccgTTACTGTCTACACAGATAAATGTCTGCAGTCACAAATTGGCTATAGCAAGTCTAATGTTAGATTTTGAAATGAATCTAGCTTTTTGTTAAATGATTAATGAAATATTGTAATAAgtatcaaaatagtttttgtaaTGCACAGCTTAGGTACTAAATTAGAATATTTGTTTGTTAAATGGCTAAAATATAGCATTTTAAAGTCCAAGAACCACGATGCAAAAAGTATGAAAATTCAAGAATTAGAAAAGGATTTCAACCAGAAATCTCTTCCATTCCTTTCAATGTTTTTGTTACTGCAACCCATATGATGATATTTACCTTTTTCCGTTTGTTGGATGGGAAGGGTGAACTAATACCACCGAATcatgtatttataattttttcttcttctcctttttgtTGTTCCTGACTAAATTATGTGTTATTGGATTTTTTGTAGGATCCTTCGAAACATGTATTCCACCTTGTTACAGATAAGCTTAATTTTGGTGCCATGAACATGTGGTTCCTGTCAAATCCTCCTGGAAAAGCCACAGTCCATGttgaaaatgttgatgaatttaAGTGGTTAAATTCGTCTTACTGTCCAGTATTACGTCAACTTGAATCTGCTGCAATGAAAGAATACTATTTCAAGGCTGGACATCCTACCACTCTTTCATCTGGTGCATCAAATCTTAAGTACAGAAATCCAAAGTATCTTTCTATGCTTAATCACCTGAGGTTCTATCTTCCTCAGGTATATCCCAAGTTGGAAAAGATTCTTTTTTTGGACGATGACATTGTTGTCCAGAAAGACTTGACTGGATTATGGAGAGTGGATCTCCATGGCAAAGTTAATGGTGCAGTAGAAACCTGTGGTGAGAGTTTTCACCGTTTTGACAAATATCTTAACTTCTCCAATCCTCATATTGCAAGAAAATTTGATCCCAATGCATGTGGGTGGGCTTATGGGATGAATATGTTCGACTTGAAGGAGTGGAAAAAGAGAGACATTACTGGCATATATCATAAGTGGCAAAACTTGGTTAGTTTTCAATTCTATCTATTGAGTTTTTCTATTAATGTTTTATCAAAACTTACTTTATTTATGTTTCCTCATCAAACTATTTAGATGTTCATTTTTTCCCTTGCATATGGTGTCAGAATGAAGAAAGGTTACTCTGGAAGCTAGGAACACTACCTCCAGGTTTGATTACTTTTTATGGATTGACACATCCACTTGACAAGTCGTGGCATGTGCTTGGTTTGGGTTACAATCCAAGCATTGACCGGTCTGAGATAGAGAATGCCGCAGTCATACACTACAATGGAAACATGAAGCCCTGGCTGGAATTGGCTATGACAAAGTATCGTGGTTATTGGACCaagtatatcaaatacaatcatCCTTACCTTCGCCAGTGCAAGTTAAATGAATGAGGCTGGTTTTAAAGCACTCTAAGATATCAAACGAGGGATCTCAATCTCTCCTGC
The sequence above is drawn from the Benincasa hispida cultivar B227 unplaced genomic scaffold, ASM972705v1 Contig513, whole genome shotgun sequence genome and encodes:
- the LOC120069602 gene encoding polygalacturonate 4-alpha-galacturonosyltransferase-like isoform X2, with translation MASKRGLLSATAAQRGRAGGGSRLPVLFVIFLFLSPVLFFFSRGLRGADLEIISGGSGQQDVGWRERIALQQFKSLFSKEVIDVIAASTNDMGPYSLDHFRKNNLSVSWKIDGQEIRVDSISEKNQIIVDLGKEKPDREEVKLMDDSSQFTDSPTKRARRQLREKKREKRAAQLLQQDDDILIKLENAAIERSKSVDTSVLGKYSIWRKENENENSDATVRLMRDQMIMARAYIGIAKMKNKLDLYHELQTRLKESQRALGEASTDADLHRSAPDKIKSMGQILSKAKEQLYDCKLVTGKLRAMLQSADEEVRGLKKQSTFLSQLAAKTIPNGIHCLSLRLTIDYHLLPLEKRKFPGSENLENPNLYHYALFSDNVLAASVVVNSTIVNAKDPSKHVFHLVTDKLNFGAMNMWFLSNPPGKATVHVENVDEFKWLNSSYCPVLRQLESAAMKEYYFKAGHPTTLSSGASNLKYRNPKYLSMLNHLRFYLPQVYPKLEKILFLDDDIVVQKDLTGLWRVDLHGKVNGAVETCGESFHRFDKYLNFSNPHIARKFDPNACGWAYGMNMFDLKEWKKRDITGIYHKWQNLNEERLLWKLGTLPPGLITFYGLTHPLDKSWHVLGLGYNPSIDRSEIENAAVIHYNGNMKPWLELAMTKYRGYWTKYIKYNHPYLRQCKLNE
- the LOC120069602 gene encoding polygalacturonate 4-alpha-galacturonosyltransferase-like isoform X1 gives rise to the protein MASKRGLLSATAAQRGRAGGGSRLPVLFVIFLFLSPVLFFFSRGLRGADLEIISGGSGQQDVGWRERIALQQFKSLFSKEEKIFYSILQVIDVIAASTNDMGPYSLDHFRKNNLSVSWKIDGQEIRVDSISEKNQIIVDLGKEKPDREEVKLMDDSSQFTDSPTKRARRQLREKKREKRAAQLLQQDDDILIKLENAAIERSKSVDTSVLGKYSIWRKENENENSDATVRLMRDQMIMARAYIGIAKMKNKLDLYHELQTRLKESQRALGEASTDADLHRSAPDKIKSMGQILSKAKEQLYDCKLVTGKLRAMLQSADEEVRGLKKQSTFLSQLAAKTIPNGIHCLSLRLTIDYHLLPLEKRKFPGSENLENPNLYHYALFSDNVLAASVVVNSTIVNAKDPSKHVFHLVTDKLNFGAMNMWFLSNPPGKATVHVENVDEFKWLNSSYCPVLRQLESAAMKEYYFKAGHPTTLSSGASNLKYRNPKYLSMLNHLRFYLPQVYPKLEKILFLDDDIVVQKDLTGLWRVDLHGKVNGAVETCGESFHRFDKYLNFSNPHIARKFDPNACGWAYGMNMFDLKEWKKRDITGIYHKWQNLNEERLLWKLGTLPPGLITFYGLTHPLDKSWHVLGLGYNPSIDRSEIENAAVIHYNGNMKPWLELAMTKYRGYWTKYIKYNHPYLRQCKLNE